DNA from Mucilaginibacter mallensis:
ACTCAAATATTGGAGGCGCACGCATTAATACAGATTATAAACTAAGTAAATACCTTACCATAGGCGAGCAAATTGATGTATCTCAACGGATAACTTCTCCACTGGTTGGCGCCGAGGCCGATTTGCATAATGCGCCGTTCCGCACGCAGCCTATTATCCCTGTTTATAACCCGGATGGAAGCTGGGGAACAGAGCCTCCAGGATATAAAATTGCTTTTGGAGGGCCGAATCCTTTAGGGGCAGTTAATTCAGCGGGTGCACAGGATGTGAAAAATAATTTCCAGGGAAATGCATATGCTGATGTGAAACTTCCTTTTCACCTGGATTTCAAGACCACTTTAGGATACAGCTATTTTTTAGAAACAACTGATTTTTATCAGAACTCCTATAATTTTGGCCCTGTTGCATCTTCAACTAATGGCCTTAGTAAATCCTATGCGCAAAGCAGTCAGTTACTCACCAATTATGTGTTAACCTATAATCAAAGTTTTGGAAAACATAATATCAGTGCCTTAGCAGGCTACGAGCAGATCGTTAATAAAACAAATAACGTCTATTCATCAATGAGTTCAATAGGTGAACCCGGTTATTCATATATTCAAACTTCTGCTTCATCTCTGGCCCTTTCAGGTACATATGACCCTCAAGGGCTTATAAAATCGCAATTTGCAAGGGTGAATTACAATTATAACGAGCGCTATTATTTATCTGGTTCTATAAGGCAGGATGCTAATTACGATGTGTTTGGACCTGATAAACAAAAAGGTGTATTTCCGGCGGTATCTGCCGGCTGGACAATCAGTAACGAGCCTTTCTTTAAAAAGTTATTGCCATCTATAAATAGCCTGAAATTTCGCGGAAGCTATGGACAACTTGGTAACTCCAACGTTTCGCCATATTCATTTACTTCAACCTATAGCCAATTTAATAATGCTAATGGTTATTCTGTTGGTGCACAAGGTTTCGCTCCTGGTCAGCCATTTCAAATAGCAAATACTTTAACTGGCATACCTAATCCAAATTTGCATTGGGAAACAATTACTGAAACTAATTTGGGCCTGGATGGAGAAGCTTTACGTGGCAGTTTATATTTCACAGTTGAAGTGTATAACAAAAAGACTTCTGATTTAATTTATCAATTACCATTATCAGCAAGTTCAGGATTCACTCAACCATATATTACAAATATCGGGGATGTTGACAATAAAGGAGTTGAATTGATGGCAGGTTATCGTAATAAAATTGGCAAGCTCGGTTTTGACGTAAGTGGAAATATAAGCTATAATAAAAATAATGTAACCAAACTAAGCGGCGCTGCAACTGATGCTGTTTATGGTGGCTATAATTATTACAGCATGGGTAATACCAGCTTTAGTCAAATGCCTAACCAACAATTAACAATTACCAAGGTAGGCCTTCCTTTTGGTGAGTTTTATGGATACAAGGTGTTGGGAATATTTTCAAATGAGGCCGACGCTCAAAAGCAAGTTGTTAATGGTCATAAAGCTGATATAGGAGACTTGGAATACCAGGATTTAAATGGTGATGGCAAAATTGATCAGAATGACAGGCAGCCAATTGGAAACCCCAACCCTAAATTTGTTTATGGATTTAATATCCGCCTTAACTATGCCGGATTTGATTTAGCCGCATTATTTAATGGCGTTGCCGGCGTACAACTGTTTAATGGCGTAAAAGCCTATGAACAATCGCTTTTCCAGGATGGGAATACTACATCGCAGGTCTTCAACGATTCTTTCTTAGGTTCAAACGGCCTTACATCGCAACCCAGGTTGCTTAGCCCTACTCCCGGAGGCGGAAATGCGTTGGATGCAAACCAAAATTACTCTTCTGTAAACAGCTATTTTGTTGAAAGTGGCGCTTATGTGAAGCTTAAAAACCTGCAATTAGGATATACTTTTTCTAATAATACTTTAAAACAGGTCAGCATTAAAAGCCTGAGGGTTTTTGTAATGGCAAACAATGTATTCACCATCACAAAATATAAAGGCCTTGATCCTGAGCTGGGTAGTGCATTTACTACAGGTGGTACTGTTAGTCCTACTACGCAGGGTATTGATGCGGTAACAAATTATCCTCAGGCCCGTATTTTTTCAGCAGGACTTGATGTTAGTTTATAGTAATAACCTTCAAAATTTATTAAAATGATAAAGAAAAAATATATAGCTGCACTCGCATTTATCTTGATAGCGGGATGTAAAAAAGCCCCGGTTAACGTTGGGCCTCCAAATCAATATAGCAGCAGTAATTACCCTACAACTATTACACAACTGCAAACAGTCCTGGTATCGTGCTACTCTGATTTGCGGGATGTTGGCCTGTTTGGGTTTGACTTTTTGCCAAGGATGTTGGGACAATCAACGCATGTGCTTAACGGAAATCCTTTTTCATTTACCGGCGAAATGGCGGCTAACAACCTTACCGTAGGAGATGGAGGTGCACAGGAAACATGGAACGCCTTATATGTAGGTGTAAAAAATTGTAACGTTACTATTTATTCAGCAGGTGTATTATTAAAAACAAACCCATCTGTAGATCAGGCAACTGTTAACCTGATAATTGGCCAGGCTTATTGCCTTAGGGGATGGTATTATATGCAGCTTGAATGTTTGTATGGCGAAGCATATATGCAGGCAGGCGGTGTAAACGGCGACAAACTCGGAGTTCCGTTATATACTGAAGTGCCTCAAAGTTTAGCTGCAACACAAGTAGCACGCAGCCCTGTAAAAGATGTATGGGCATTAATTATAAGTGATGAAAAACAAGCCGCAACATTACTTAAAGGACAAGTTTGGCCTTCTACCGATGAGGCACGGGCCACTGAATGGGCGGCAAAAGGGTTGTTAGGTAAAGCTTACGTTTATACGCAGGACTGGGCCGATGCCAAAGCCACTTTAATTGATGTTATAACAAACAGCGGTAAATCATTAATGCCGTATGCCACCTACCATAATGCGTTTAATGGTGCTAATAAATTCAACACCGAATCATTGCTTGAGTTATATATAGATCCCAATCCACAAGGAGGGTATGGTATTTATAGTGGTAATGTTTCAAACTCGGCAACTATTGATGGGCTTCTATGGCCGCCTGTTACTTTTGGCGGATATAATGGGTCAACCCCTTATAACGGGACAAACAACTCAGTACAGTTTTTGGGTTATGGCGGCAATTTTTACATTCATGATCAGAATATTTTGCGTTTTGGTTATACGCTTGGGAACTACTCGTTGGTTGCTAATCCTAAATATAATGCAGCTGTAGGACCCACTTATTACAATCAGCAGCAGGTAATCGACCCAACGTATCAGCACGCCGCCTTGCAGGCAAGAACAAACAACACTACCGACCCGCGTTTATATGTAAATGCCCTGCAACCCCGGGTTGATTCAGTGCAATTTGATGGCATACATTGGGCGCTGATTGCAAAGAATCCGATTTCAGAGAATCCGATTGTAGAAACTCCACAATCTCCGGCATACGGATGGTCGCTGAGAAAATATTCGCCAATTGATTATAATATATCTGCGAACACTACTGTTACTTCAGATAAATGGGATTACTACCTGCTTCGTTTAGCGGATGTTTATTTATTATATGCTGAGGCCTGCATAGGTTCTGGCGACAATATAAATGGGCTTGAATACCTCAATAGAATTAAACGCAGGGCTTATAGTTTACCTATAACTACACCATCGGTTGTCGATTATAAATCACTAACTGATGCTACACCTGCTGCTAATCCTGTTAGCCCTGATCCTGTTTTGGGTCATAATCCTTTATACTACGAACGCTGGGCTGAATTATTTAACGAAGGCACCTGGTGGTTTGATGTATGCAGGTGGAAATTGGGTGATTCGGAAGCGGCATATTATAAATCAGCCATAGGAGTTCCTAGTCCGCTAACTTTTACCGATAGTAAATCGTATGTATGGCCTATTCCATTGACTGAGATTAACAGTAATAGTAAAATCACTCAAGCCGACCAAAACCCAGGGTATTAATTATAGTTGGTTAAGTGCGGAGCCCCTAAAAAAGGCTTCGCGCTTTTTATCCATTCCCCCAACAAATAGCCATATGCAGTTTAAACACTCAGGGAGATATACAAAATGCTCTCAGTTACTTCTTTTGCTCTTATTTTTCATCAACTGCTCCGTTCATGCGCAGGATTCATTAAAGAATTTGCCTGAATACAGCTTGCCATTAACCGGTGAAAAACTGGTTATAGCCCACTGCATGACTAATATTATCCGCTATAAAGATCACCCCTATGAAGATAGCGGCAACCCTGATTTTTATGATAAAACCGGAAATATTACAGCGCCACTGGGCGGTTTAACACAAGTTAAGCCAATGGCAAATGACCTGATGGCCAATGCTACGCTGGATGAATCGGTTGAGTTTGAGATGAGGGCGGCCATACGCTCAGGGATAGATGGGTTTCAATTTTATTATGTTTTGGGCCTTCCGGATTGGGATAATATTATAAAAGCCTATTTCCGCGTAGCTGAAGCAAAACACCTCAATTTTAAATTCACAGTCTGCATCTCCCACCCTAACGGCGGTACCGAGGCTTTAAAGGTAGCCGAATATGCAAGGCGTATTAATGGTATAATGGACGAGGTAGGCCATAATAACCCGCACTGGCTGCGCACACCCGATGGCAGGCTGGTAGTTTACCAGTGGCTAGGCGATGGACTTGCGGACATACCTGCCGATAAACAAGGCTTACCCGATCAATTTTATATAGCACGGGCCTATAAAAGACTAGCGGATGATGTACATGAACGTTTTGCCTGTGTATATACCATAAACACCATGATAAACAAGCAAAAGCTGGATGATATACTGGATTATTTCCCTGCGGTATGGATCTGGACGTTGCCTTATAGTAACGATTATCTTGGCAACATGGTGGCTGATGAGTGCAAAGCACGCAACCGCAACTTTACAGGATCTGTTTTTTCGGATTTCTATACTTCCAAATTATTAAAAAAAGGAACCTGGGATATGTATCACACAGCAAATGAAGCTGCAGACGCAGGTATAAGCAATGTTGAACGCAAGTATATAATAACCGGCTTATCCTATAATTTCCGTAAGCTGTTTGAGTTCGGCATAAAACAGAATGTGCCCATTATAAATGTTATAACCTGGAACGATTATCCCGAAGGGCATCACCTTGCCCCCGAAATAAATCATAACGATGGTTTCTCCATCCTGCTCAATTATTATAAAAGTGTGTGGAAAGACTTGCCATCACCTTATAGCGACAGGGACGTAGCCGTTGTTTTCTTTAAAAAATACAAACATAATATTACGCCTAAACCTTACAACATACCGGTAAAAAGCTTTCAACGGGAGGTTATACCCACTGTGTGGGAAGATTCAATTGAAGTGGTAACACTGTTGAAAGCTAAAGGCCGGTTAAACGTTAACGGGCAATATAAAGAGGTTGCCGCAGGCTTGGTTTCAACAAAATTTAAGATGAGTGACGGGCCGGTAAACGTATCTGTTTCGCGAAATGATATAGTAACCGTGCATTTTACCACACCCGAAGGAATTACCAGCCACCCGTATCGTGCGGACAGGCTCACCTATAGTTTTAGCAGCGAATTTAACCGTTTTTACAAAGACCTCTATCCCGGCTTTACACCGGAGTATTCGCACGAATACAATCCCGGCTTTGTTAAAAGCGACCAGAATAATTAATAACAAATAAGTTTTAGCCGGAATACGGCCTAAACAATAAACTGATACCACAATGAAAAAATTACTTACCTGCATCATATTAAGTCTTTTTGTGTTCAACCACCTAAAGGCCCAATCGCAGCCAACAACCGTCAGCATGAATAAAGTTAAGCTGGAGTTTATGATGGATGCCGACGGTCGCCCAACATATGCCATATACTACGACCAAAAGCCGGTGATAAAGCCATCACATTTAGGCATCAAAATATTGAATGATGTTGGCATGGACAGCAACTTCGTGGTAACGGGCACCGAGAAAACAACTGTTGATGAACAATGGAAACCAGTTTGGGGAGAGGTAAGCAATATCCGCAATCATTATAACCAGGTAACTTTTCATCTCAGGCAACAAAATAAGGCTGGCAGGTTATTGGATATTGTTTTCCGTGTATTTGAGGATGGCGTAGGTTTCAGGTATGAATTTCCTAAACAGAATAATCTGAAATATTTCATCGTATCAGATGAAGTAACGGAATTTGCCTTAGCCGGTAACAATAAAACATTCTGGATCCCTGGTGATTATGATACCAACGAATATCCTTATACTACATCAAACATCAGCGAGATCAATAACCAGCATATGGTTAATTCATCCGACGATATCGCGGTTAGGGTAGCGCCTGATAAATATGCTGTGCAAACTCCGTTGATGATGAAAACACCAGAGGGATTGTATATCAACATACATGAAGCTGCTTTGGTAAACTATTCGGCCATGCAATTGCATGTGGATACCAGCACCTATAAGCTAACCGCCAGTCTGGTACCCGATGCATTGGGCAATAAGGCATACATCGGCACACCTTGCCACACGCCTTGGCGCACCATTATAGTAAGTAATAAAGCTACCGATATACTGGAATCAAAAATGATCCTCAATTTAAATGACCCATCAAAAATTGAGAATACATCATGGATAAAACCAATGAAATTTGTTGGCGTATGGTGGGAAATGCAAACTGGTAAAAGCACCTGGAACTATTCGGCACGTGCCGATACGGTTGGTGCAAATGGACTGCTCATCCCCAATGGCACACATGGCGGCAACACCGCTAATGTGGAGCGGTATATTGATTTTGCCGCAAAAAATGGCATACAGGGTGTACTGGTTGAAGGCTGGAACTACGGCTGGGAAGAATGGTTCGGTAACTGGAAAGAGCATGTATTTAGCTTTGTAACCCCCTACCCTGATTTCGATGTAGATGCCATAACCAAATACGCCAAAGCAAAAGGAGTGGTTATGATCATGCATAATGAAACCTCAGCCTCGGCTACTGATTACGAACGGCAAATGGATACGGCTTTCAGGTTCATGAACAAGTATGGCTACACTTCGGTTAAAACCGGGTACGTGGGCCGCATTATCCCACGCGGTGAGCACCACGATGGTGAATGGATGGTGAACCATTACGTTCGTGTAGCCGAAAAAGCCGCCCAGTACCATATAATGCTGGATGCACACGAACCGGTTAGGCCTACAGGCTTGCAGCGCACCTATCCTAACTGGATGGCTTGTGAGGCTGGTCGTGGTAATGAATATAATGCCTTTGGGCACGGCAACATGCCGGAGCATGAAACCATAATGCCTTTTACCCGCTTTATGGGTGGCCCGATGGATTATACCCCCGGCATATTTAAAGTACAGGATTTTACAATTCTGCCTGGCAAACGGGTTCATACAACCCTCGTAAAACAGCTGGCCTTATATGTGGTACTTTATAGCCCGATACAAATGGCAGCTGACCTGCCGGAGAATTATGAGAAATACATGGATGCTTTCCAGTTTATTAAGGATGTTGGGGTTGATTGGGATGATACCAAAGTTATTGCCGCTGAACCCGGCGATTATATTACCACTGCACGTAAGGAAAAAGGCACCGAAAACTGGTTTATTGGCGCCGTTACCGATGAAAATGGCCGCGATGAAGTAGTTCCCTTGGATTTTTTGAATAAAGGAACCCAATACGTTGCCACCATCTATGCTGATGCTCCCGATGCCGACTGGAAAACCAATCCTGAAGCCTATAAAATCACTACATATATAGTGGATGCAGGCACTAAACTCAAATTAAAACTGGCTCCGGGTGGCGGCGCTGCTATCAGCATAAAACTTACTACAGCTGATACTAAAGGCATAAAGAAGTATAAATAAAAAAGTAAGCCGGGTAAACAAAATGAAATAGTCACTACAATATACAATGAGGTGTTTTATAACTTTGGCCATCTTATTTTACACCCCATATTGTGGAACATATACTTGATAACCTGGTTTGGAATGCTTTAAATTCCGGCAATAAACATCTGGCAAACGGCAATGAAAACGTTAAATATTTTGCCAAGGAAGTATCACCCTTTGTAGGCCTGAAGGAAACAAACGATGATAACTTTCAACTCCTGTATGATACCATCCCTTTTGATGGTTTCTTCGGGTTCGTAACAAATAATGAGGTCTCGATCCCGGCTCCCTGGAAAATTGCCCGGCACATAAATGTTTTACAAATGGTATTTGATAAACCACTGGAAACTGTTGCCGCAAACCATGAAATTATCTCCTTAGGCGAACATAATGTACCTGAAATGCTTACCCTAACGCAATTAACCAATCCCGGTCCATTTGCAACGCGGACCATCGATTTCGGTCATTACCGGGGTATTTTTAAGGAGAATAACCTGGTAGCCATGGCAGGGCAGCGCATGAACCCTTATCAATATGCAGAGATCAGCGCAGTTTGTACACATCCCGATTATTTAGGAAAGGGTTATGCCAAACAACTGCTTTTAAATCAGATGCACAGGATAAAAGAAGCTTCGGGAATTCCGTTTCTGCATGTATTAGCTGAAAATACAAGAGCTATAAATGTTTATGAAAGTCTGGGATTTGAAACCCGTAAGGAAATTTCCATCTATATCATCCAAAAAGAATCTGCCTGATAGTAAAATGTGAACTCAAAGTCATTTATCGAAACCTGACAATGAGTGCACATCATAAGCTTTATTTTTGAATATGTATTCTAAAGAATTAAGCGACCTATCCTATTCAGTACTTGATTTGGCAACTGTTGTTGCCGGACAGACTATTCAAGGTACCTATCATAATAGCCTTGAAATAGCTCAACAGGCTGAAAAATCAGGTTATACCCGTTATTGGTTTGCCGAACACCATAATATGGCAAATGTTGCCAGCTCTGCCACCGCTGTTTTAATAGGCTATGTTGCAGGTGGTACTAAAACTATCAGGGTTGGATCCGGTGGTATTATGCTGCCTAACCACGCGCCATTAATCATTGCCGAACAATTTGGTACGCTAGCCTCTTTATACCCCAACCGTATCGATCTGGGCCTGGGCCGCGCACCGGGCACCGACCAGGTAACAGCTATGGCTATCCGTGGTGAAAACTTCCATGCTTCGCATTATTTTCCCGAGGATGTACAAAGCCTGCAAAACTTTTTTTCAGCAGATAATTATGATGCTAAGGTCCGCGCCATCCCCGGCGAAGGGATTGATATACCCATATGGATCTTAGGTTCAAGTACGGATAGCGCAAGACTTGCTGCCGCTAAGGGATTGCCTTATGCATTTGCCAGTCACTTTGCCCCCACTTATTTTTTGGAAGCGATTGAGCTTTACCGCCGAAACTTCAAGCCATCAGAACATTTAAAAGAACCTTATGTAATGGCCTGTGTGAATGTGGTAATGGCTGACACTGATGAGGAAGCTGAATACCTATCAACCTCGGTAAAGCAACTATTTATGGGCATAGTAACCGGGAAAAGAAAACCATTACAGCCGCCTGTACATGATATGCGTACCGTTTGGAACGACATTGAAAAGGAAGCCGTTATGCAGATGCTGGCCTATTCTTTTATAGGCGGACCGGAAAAGATAAAAAGAGACATGCAGGCCTTTATTGATAAAACAGGAATTAACGAGGTAATGGCAACTTCGCATATATATGACCATAAAGCGCGGTTAAAATCATACCAACTGCTTGCAGAGGCTTTAAAGTAACGTAGACTTTAAACAAGAAAGCCTGATGTAATCCATCAGGCTTTCTTTGTTTTATATAGATTTCTCGGTTTATGACATTACCAGTTCACCAAGTGCTTCTTTACTAAAGCCTTTTAACTCATCGGTACGGCCTTCTTTTATTTTTTGAGGCCAGAAAGGATCAGCCAATATTGGCCTGCCTACGGCTACTAAATCAAAATCGCCCCTGTCCATGCGTCTAACTAACTCATCCAATGAGCTAGGCTCAGAACTTTCACCGGCAAATGCGCCGAAGAAATCGCCTGTTAAACCTACCGAACCAACGGTGATAGTAGCTTTACCGCTAACCTTTTTTACCCATCCGGCAAAATTCAGGTCAGAACCTTCAAACTCTGGCTCCCAAAAGCGGCGTTGCGAAGCATGAAATATATCTATACCTGCATCAGCTAGAGGGTTTATCCAGGCTTCCATTTCCTGCGGGGTTTTAGCTAATTGATTAGTATAAGCCGACGGTTTAAATTGCGATAAACGTATAATAACGGCGAAATCTTCACCCACACGTTTTCTCACTTCTTTTATAACCTCAATAGCAAAACGGCTGCGCTCAGGCAAGGTTTTACCACCATAAATATCAGTACGTTCATTTGTACCTTCCCAAAAAAACTGGTCGATCAGGTAACCATGTGCGCCATGTATCTCTACACAATCAAAACCTAAGCTTTTAGCGTCGGCCGCTGCCTGGCCATATGCTTTAATAACATCGGCAATATCACTTTCGGTCATGGTTTTACCATTGTTAAAACCGGGGCGATTCAAACCTGATGGCCCTTCAAATGGTTCAGATGGCACCCAACCCGAACGATGATTGTCCATAATGCCCATATGCCAGATCTGAGGCCCCATGGCACCACCAGCGCTATGCACACCATCAATTACGTTTTTCCAGCCGGCCAATGCTTGTTCACCATAAAAATGAGGAATATTAGCATCATTTGATGAAGATACACGGTTAATTACCGTTCCTTCTGATAAGATCAAACCAGCTTCGCCTTCGGCCCTTTTACGGTAATACGCGGCAACGTCAGCTGTAGGAATGCCATTAGGCGAAAATGAACGCGTCATGGGCGCCATAACTATGCGGTTCTTTATATTTAATGATTTGAGGCTAAATGGCCTGAATAAGCTATCGGTATTCATATATGTATGTTTAATTTTTTAAATTTCTGATTGAATTAATTGACTTAAAGCTGCAAATGCTTCTTCGTTTCTTTTGTAATAGGTCCACTGCCCTTTACGGGTTGAGGTAACCAGGCCTGCACGCTGTAAAACAGATAGATACTCTGATACTGTAGATTGCGTAAGCCCTGTTTTTAGCTGGATCTGACCAACGCAAACCCCATCGGCATAGCCATGAACTGCTTGTTCCGGAAAACTAAACTCAGGGTCTTTAAGCCATGCTAATATCTGCAGTCTGGTTTTATTGGAGAGTGCCTTAAAAATTTCTACCTGATCCATAGTACAAAGATATATCGATTATTCCCGATATACCAATTATCTTGAGGTTATGACGCTAAGCTGATATTGGAGGGTCAAACAAGGTTAAGCGGGTAACCTGATGGTTGCTGTTTATAGGCAGCTCTATAAAAAACTCTGTTCCCATATCTGCTTCGCTTTTAAACCATATTTTACCGTTATGGGCCTCCACAATTTGTTTGCTGATGTATAAACCCAGCCCATAAGGCTGCTCGCCCTGCGTGCCTTTACGTTTAGCAGTGGTAAACGGATCGAATATCTTATTTTGTATGATAGTTGGGATGCCCA
Protein-coding regions in this window:
- a CDS encoding ArsR/SmtB family transcription factor — its product is MDQVEIFKALSNKTRLQILAWLKDPEFSFPEQAVHGYADGVCVGQIQLKTGLTQSTVSEYLSVLQRAGLVTSTRKGQWTYYKRNEEAFAALSQLIQSEI